One genomic segment of Priestia aryabhattai includes these proteins:
- a CDS encoding enoyl-CoA hydratase-related protein, with product MSSISYEMKGHVGHVILNRPEAMNAFNYDMLKELEEVIEEIRIQKDIRVVTFKGAGEKSFSVGADLKERKTLSDQEVKRNIYKIGEVFSKIEQLPQPTIAIINGYAFGGGMELALACDFRIASIKALMGLTETSLAIIPGAGGTQRLPRLVGEAKALELILTAQRLSASEAKECGLVTKVAPGYEVEETIDIFISLLLKNGPIALQQAKFAIKEGMKVDLQTGLQIERKAYELTIPTEDRLEALQAFAEKRRPIFKGK from the coding sequence ATGTCATCTATTTCTTATGAAATGAAGGGACACGTGGGCCATGTGATACTGAACCGTCCGGAAGCGATGAATGCTTTTAATTACGATATGCTTAAAGAATTGGAAGAAGTAATTGAAGAAATTCGTATTCAAAAAGATATTCGAGTTGTGACATTTAAAGGAGCAGGTGAAAAATCTTTTAGTGTAGGTGCTGATTTAAAAGAACGTAAAACCCTCTCTGATCAAGAGGTAAAGCGCAATATTTACAAAATAGGAGAAGTGTTTTCTAAGATAGAGCAGCTTCCTCAGCCAACGATAGCAATCATCAATGGATATGCATTTGGAGGAGGAATGGAGCTGGCTTTAGCATGTGATTTCCGGATTGCTTCAATAAAAGCGCTTATGGGTTTAACGGAAACTAGCTTAGCGATTATACCAGGCGCAGGAGGAACACAGCGTCTCCCTCGTTTAGTTGGGGAAGCAAAAGCACTGGAACTAATTTTAACGGCTCAGCGCCTCTCAGCATCAGAAGCGAAAGAATGTGGTCTAGTAACGAAGGTAGCTCCTGGATATGAAGTAGAAGAAACAATAGATATTTTTATTTCTCTTTTATTGAAAAATGGGCCAATTGCACTTCAGCAAGCAAAATTTGCTATCAAAGAAGGAATGAAGGTAGATTTGCAGACTGGTTTGCAAATTGAACGAAAAGCATATGAATTAACGATTCCGACAGAAGATCGTCTGGAGGCACTTCAAGCATTTGCTGAGAAGAGAAGACCTATTTTTAAAGGGAAATAA
- a CDS encoding fatty acid--CoA ligase family protein, which translates to MNLSAQLHKTAEQFPQKSAYVFMDQETSYSELDASVSKFANGLKQLGVKKGDHIALIVGNSPHFVIGLYGALRVGATVIPINPIYTADEISYMLQDGDVKAVVAVDLILPILKKIIGHTPFLEHVILCETTDKVENIPSYFHTFSQVVNRGEATYDFLELKEEDVAIILYTSGTTGRPKGAMLTHKNIYSNAQDVADYLNINGNDRVVAALPMFHVFCLTVSLNAPLMNGGTILIEPKFSPSSIFELIQNRQATIFAGVPTMYNFLLQHDKGKKEHFRTIRLCISGGASMPVALLTHFERKFGVMVAEGYGLSEASPVTCFNPIDRERKAGSIGTSIMNVENKVVNELGEEVEVGQVGELVVKGPNVMKGYYKLPEDTEYALRDGWLYTGDLARMDKEGYFYIVDRKKDLIIVGGYNVYPREVEEVMYAHPDIVEVAVIGVPDPSLGECVKCYVVCNNQEVTEEKLIAYCKEHLAKYKVPSEIEFLKELPKNTTGKILRRALKQQVSQE; encoded by the coding sequence ATGAATTTGTCAGCACAGCTTCATAAAACAGCTGAGCAATTTCCGCAAAAATCGGCATATGTTTTTATGGACCAGGAAACATCTTATTCAGAACTTGATGCATCGGTATCTAAGTTTGCTAATGGTCTGAAGCAATTAGGTGTAAAAAAAGGAGATCATATCGCTTTGATTGTCGGCAACTCGCCTCATTTTGTTATTGGATTGTACGGTGCTCTTCGAGTAGGAGCTACTGTTATACCCATTAATCCTATTTACACAGCGGATGAAATTAGCTACATGCTTCAGGATGGAGATGTAAAAGCAGTTGTTGCGGTTGATTTAATTCTCCCTATCTTAAAGAAAATCATTGGACACACTCCATTTTTGGAACATGTTATTTTATGTGAAACAACAGATAAAGTGGAAAATATACCTTCTTATTTTCACACGTTTTCGCAAGTTGTAAACAGAGGGGAAGCTACATATGATTTTCTGGAGTTAAAAGAAGAAGATGTGGCCATCATTCTGTATACGTCAGGAACAACTGGAAGACCAAAAGGAGCTATGCTTACGCATAAGAATATTTATTCAAATGCTCAAGACGTAGCAGATTATTTAAATATAAATGGGAATGACCGAGTCGTAGCTGCTTTGCCGATGTTTCACGTATTTTGTTTAACTGTTTCATTAAATGCGCCTTTAATGAACGGAGGAACGATATTAATTGAACCAAAATTCAGTCCATCTTCTATATTTGAATTAATTCAAAATCGACAAGCGACTATTTTTGCCGGCGTTCCCACAATGTATAATTTCTTACTTCAGCATGACAAAGGGAAAAAAGAGCACTTCCGCACTATAAGGCTTTGTATATCAGGCGGGGCATCAATGCCGGTGGCGCTTTTAACTCATTTTGAACGTAAATTTGGGGTAATGGTAGCAGAAGGGTATGGATTATCTGAGGCTTCTCCTGTGACGTGTTTTAATCCGATTGACCGAGAGAGAAAAGCCGGTTCTATAGGTACATCTATTATGAATGTTGAAAATAAAGTGGTAAACGAACTAGGAGAAGAAGTAGAAGTAGGACAAGTCGGTGAGCTTGTTGTGAAAGGCCCTAATGTGATGAAAGGTTATTACAAGCTTCCTGAAGACACGGAATATGCGCTCCGAGATGGTTGGCTGTATACAGGTGACTTAGCAAGAATGGATAAGGAAGGTTATTTTTATATCGTTGACCGTAAAAAAGATTTAATTATTGTAGGAGGATATAATGTTTATCCTCGCGAAGTAGAAGAAGTGATGTATGCGCATCCGGATATTGTAGAAGTGGCTGTTATCGGAGTCCCTGATCCTTCTTTAGGTGAATGTGTGAAGTGTTACGTGGTTTGCAATAATCAAGAGGTAACGGAAGAGAAGCTTATTGCCTACTGCAAAGAGCACCTTGCTAAATATAAAGTGCCAAGTGAAATTGAATTTTTAAAAGAACTTCCTAAAAATACAACGGGAAAAATTTTAAGGCGTGCACTGAAGCAACAGGTATCTCAGGAATGA
- a CDS encoding lipoate--protein ligase — protein MLFIDNQKNYDPRINLAIEEYALKYLDINETYLLFYINEPSIIIGKNQNTIEEINTKYVEDQHIHVVRRLSGGGAVYHDKGNLNFSFITKDDGNSFHNFKKFTEPVVEALKKLGVNAELSGRNDLMAEGRKISGNAQFSTKGRMFSHGTLLFDSEIENVVSALKVKKDKIESKGIKSIRNRVANISEFLEQKVTVEEFREMLLRYIFEGEENITEYKLMEKDWETIHQISKERYQSWDWNYGKSPKFNLQHSHRFPVGQIDVRLEVNKGKIDACTIYGDFFGVGDVQEVQGKLTGVRYEKASIEQALEDVDIPHYFGNITKEEFVELIY, from the coding sequence ATGTTATTTATTGATAATCAAAAAAATTATGATCCCCGAATTAACTTAGCAATTGAAGAGTATGCACTCAAGTATTTAGATATAAATGAGACATATCTGCTGTTTTATATTAATGAACCTTCTATTATCATTGGGAAAAACCAGAACACCATTGAGGAGATTAATACAAAATATGTTGAAGATCAGCATATTCACGTAGTGAGACGTCTATCGGGAGGGGGTGCCGTTTATCATGATAAAGGAAATTTAAACTTCAGCTTTATTACGAAAGATGATGGGAATAGCTTTCATAATTTTAAAAAGTTTACCGAGCCAGTCGTGGAAGCTTTAAAGAAATTAGGTGTTAATGCTGAGTTAAGCGGACGAAATGATTTAATGGCCGAAGGACGGAAAATTTCTGGAAATGCGCAGTTTTCGACGAAAGGAAGAATGTTCAGTCATGGAACTCTTCTTTTTGATTCAGAAATTGAAAACGTCGTATCAGCGTTAAAAGTAAAAAAAGATAAAATTGAATCCAAAGGCATTAAGTCCATTCGAAATAGAGTAGCGAATATCAGTGAATTTTTAGAACAGAAAGTAACGGTGGAAGAATTTAGAGAAATGTTGCTTCGGTATATTTTTGAAGGAGAAGAAAATATAACAGAATATAAACTAATGGAAAAAGATTGGGAAACGATTCATCAAATTTCTAAAGAGCGCTATCAGTCATGGGATTGGAACTATGGAAAATCACCTAAATTTAACTTACAGCACTCTCACCGCTTTCCTGTGGGACAAATTGATGTTCGTTTAGAAGTGAATAAAGGGAAAATTGATGCCTGCACCATTTATGGAGATTTCTTTGGAGTGGGCGATGTTCAGGAAGTACAGGGAAAATTAACAGGTGTTCGTTATGAAAAAGCTTCTATTGAACAAGCTTTAGAAGACGTCGATATTCCACATTATTTTGGTAATATCACAAAAGAAGAGTTTGTTGAATTAATCTATTAA
- a CDS encoding MBL fold metallo-hydrolase, with product MKVTVIGFWGGYPAVSEATSSYLVEHDGFKLLVDCGSGALAQLQKYAKPEEIDAMILSHYHHDHVADIGVFQYARLIQTHLGNSVRELSIYGHTYDQESFNKLTHKGITKGVEYDPSQKLEVGPFTIEFMKTKHPVVCYAMRISAGNQTFVYTADSSYLEEFVSFSEDADLLICECNFYANQDGSGAGHMTSTEAGTLASKASVKHLMLTHLPHYGEHQQLVEEAAAHYRGTLTLAESGYVWE from the coding sequence ATGAAAGTAACTGTTATTGGTTTTTGGGGAGGATATCCCGCTGTTTCAGAAGCTACTTCTAGCTATTTAGTTGAGCACGATGGATTTAAGCTGCTTGTTGATTGCGGAAGCGGTGCATTGGCTCAGCTGCAAAAATATGCAAAGCCAGAAGAAATAGATGCTATGATTTTATCTCATTATCATCATGATCACGTGGCTGATATCGGAGTGTTTCAATATGCTCGCCTCATTCAGACTCATCTAGGGAACTCTGTTAGGGAACTTTCTATTTACGGACATACATATGATCAGGAAAGCTTCAACAAACTTACTCACAAAGGAATTACTAAAGGGGTAGAGTATGATCCGAGTCAAAAACTTGAAGTTGGGCCTTTTACAATCGAGTTTATGAAAACGAAACACCCAGTTGTTTGTTATGCCATGAGAATAAGTGCTGGCAATCAAACCTTTGTGTACACAGCGGACTCCAGTTATTTAGAAGAGTTTGTTTCCTTCTCAGAGGATGCAGATCTTCTTATTTGTGAATGTAATTTTTATGCCAATCAAGATGGAAGCGGCGCTGGACACATGACGAGTACAGAAGCCGGTACACTTGCTTCAAAAGCAAGTGTCAAACACCTTATGCTTACTCACCTTCCGCACTACGGAGAACATCAACAGCTAGTAGAGGAAGCCGCTGCTCATTATAGAGGTACGCTTACGTTAGCTGAATCAGGATATGTATGGGAATAA
- the yhfH gene encoding protein YhfH, translated as MLEKMTEFFKRLPNKKCVECGNDIEEQHECYGNKCDHCLDIMK; from the coding sequence ATGTTAGAAAAAATGACTGAATTTTTCAAAAGATTACCCAACAAAAAGTGCGTAGAATGCGGCAACGACATCGAGGAACAGCATGAGTGCTACGGAAATAAATGCGATCACTGTCTAGATATAATGAAATAA
- a CDS encoding response regulator: MKVLIVDDEEHVREGIKLLGQWEEHEITDVIEADSGEQAIALIEDHGPEIIFTDMKMPNIDGIALLEWIKENSPSSKTIVVTGYDDYHYMRKAIHFGSTDYILKPVDPSILNDTLTRAVTQWKKEEESRKVHNSSYRLINEMKPIYRDRKLTQLMNNYLLNQSIYEEFGFHLTREYEVGIVRVDESIIRSFGGDRDLAYFSILNVINEMLMAEENGVAFRYLSNKWEIIIIFWNDFESISSLLTALHTAIRRTLEVSCRIARGCKVSSIDQLMKSYEHAKNSLLLSNVLDQNKVKVYSEQDVLASALLINMMDYNSEIEEALQVGKFEAFLPVFNEIITAFEAQNYLSLKQILHFEQEYQLLSQHWLKRYHIPYTINNGPEYVLSFFYNQDGQFQLEKYVERKKREVRRFLKVVKRYNKQNNRDVIYEIEQYLQHNFHRDVKLQEISERFYLSREYISRKFKQEFQENISDYMVKVRMNKAKSLLLNEELKIYEIANMIGYHDDKYFRKVFKKVEGITPNEYRSLIV; encoded by the coding sequence ATGAAAGTATTAATCGTGGATGATGAAGAGCATGTAAGAGAAGGAATAAAGCTGCTTGGGCAGTGGGAAGAACATGAAATTACAGATGTGATAGAAGCCGATAGCGGTGAGCAAGCGATTGCACTTATCGAGGATCATGGACCGGAAATCATTTTTACAGATATGAAAATGCCTAATATCGATGGAATTGCTTTGTTAGAGTGGATTAAAGAAAATTCACCTTCTAGCAAAACCATTGTGGTAACAGGATATGATGACTATCATTATATGCGTAAAGCTATTCATTTTGGAAGTACAGATTATATTCTAAAACCAGTAGATCCTTCGATTTTAAATGATACGCTTACACGAGCTGTAACTCAATGGAAAAAAGAAGAAGAGTCCAGAAAAGTTCATAATAGCAGTTATCGTTTAATTAATGAAATGAAGCCGATTTATCGAGATCGAAAACTAACGCAGTTAATGAACAATTATTTGCTAAATCAATCAATCTATGAAGAGTTTGGTTTCCATCTGACTAGAGAATATGAAGTGGGTATCGTACGTGTAGATGAATCCATTATTCGTTCTTTTGGCGGTGACCGGGATTTAGCCTATTTTTCAATTTTAAATGTAATCAATGAAATGCTGATGGCAGAAGAAAACGGGGTAGCCTTCCGTTATTTATCAAATAAGTGGGAAATCATCATTATATTTTGGAATGACTTTGAAAGTATTTCCTCTTTGCTGACGGCTTTACATACAGCAATTCGCCGTACGTTAGAAGTGAGCTGTCGGATTGCAAGAGGGTGCAAAGTCTCTTCTATTGATCAGCTAATGAAATCCTATGAACATGCGAAAAACTCGCTTTTATTAAGCAATGTCCTCGATCAAAATAAAGTGAAGGTTTACAGCGAGCAAGACGTTTTAGCGAGCGCTTTATTAATAAATATGATGGATTATAACAGTGAAATTGAAGAAGCGCTTCAAGTAGGGAAGTTTGAAGCGTTTTTGCCGGTATTCAACGAAATTATCACAGCTTTTGAAGCACAAAATTATCTATCATTAAAGCAAATTCTACACTTTGAGCAGGAATATCAGCTATTAAGTCAGCATTGGTTAAAAAGATATCACATCCCTTATACGATAAATAACGGTCCTGAATATGTTCTTTCTTTTTTCTATAACCAAGATGGACAGTTTCAGCTGGAAAAATATGTAGAGAGAAAGAAGCGTGAAGTAAGGCGCTTTTTAAAAGTGGTAAAAAGATATAACAAGCAAAACAATCGCGACGTTATTTACGAGATCGAACAATATTTGCAGCATAATTTTCATCGAGATGTGAAGCTCCAAGAAATATCGGAACGCTTCTATTTAAGCCGTGAATATATTTCAAGAAAGTTTAAGCAAGAGTTTCAAGAAAACATTTCAGATTATATGGTGAAAGTCAGAATGAATAAAGCTAAATCACTTTTACTAAATGAAGAACTAAAAATCTATGAAATTGCGAATATGATTGGATATCATGATGATAAATACTTTCGAAAAGTATTTAAAAAAGTAGAAGGCATTACGCCCAATGAGTATCGCAGTTTGATCGTATAA
- a CDS encoding cache domain-containing sensor histidine kinase codes for MKGWSIRKKLILFFLFATVIPFLISTIFTYQYTKETVKNRFISTNYQVIKNGSNDLSDYLNEIANITKRLYGYHPFIKVLDEGVSSDLGANQLEISRTLLYLYNTRPEIEQLHLYIENGHDSYTAYNSKVSSRGKYDDIYTQPYYSYLNKNHKFLAVEPTHEIYSYNNLSTLIDSLPNQVISFHQRIDEIPSDKLLAYLSLDINMTQIQSISQRLYNEESEDFYLMNNKGEVLYSSDSKVIGKNENYPWLKVLTSQEDHSMEWEDKSFSGVLMYEKLKQPFEDLYIVKRIPYSVLYEDARKTALMNVLIGLPFLCMLVIATLFISVRFTQPINVLIRNMKEVEKGSFEVRFKSLGNDEFGVLGRHFTSMVGTINDLIERKFRLELENKSTQLKVLQSQINPHFLYNAFQSIGTLALKHKAVEVYSLLTSLSHIMRYSMNMKEDIVSLKQEVDHVKAFLSLQKQRFGSKFEYELDIEKEAELMRIPKMILQPLIENSFKHGFETRTGSGKLLISAKLNGEELVLTVSDNGKGIGQQELNQLKTRLQQSYHQTDEHIGLQNIYERLRIYYGDHASMQISSKENHDFTVIITLTTIEEKRDSDESINRG; via the coding sequence GTGAAAGGCTGGAGCATACGCAAGAAATTAATTTTGTTTTTCTTATTCGCAACAGTTATTCCATTTTTAATTTCAACAATTTTTACGTATCAATACACAAAAGAAACGGTTAAGAATCGATTTATTTCTACCAACTATCAAGTTATTAAAAATGGAAGCAATGATTTGAGCGATTACTTAAATGAAATTGCTAATATTACGAAAAGGCTGTACGGCTATCACCCATTTATTAAAGTGTTAGATGAAGGCGTGTCGAGTGACTTAGGAGCCAATCAACTGGAAATATCACGAACTCTTCTTTATTTATATAATACTCGTCCTGAGATTGAACAGCTCCATCTTTATATTGAAAACGGGCATGACTCGTATACGGCTTATAATTCGAAAGTGAGTAGCAGAGGGAAGTACGATGATATTTACACTCAGCCTTACTATTCTTATTTAAATAAAAATCATAAATTTCTTGCAGTTGAGCCTACCCATGAAATTTATAGCTACAATAATTTATCAACGTTAATTGATTCACTACCGAATCAAGTTATTAGCTTTCATCAGCGGATTGATGAAATTCCATCAGACAAGTTGTTAGCTTATCTATCTTTAGACATTAACATGACACAAATTCAATCTATATCGCAGCGTCTATATAATGAAGAGTCAGAAGATTTTTATTTGATGAACAATAAAGGGGAAGTTTTGTATTCCTCGGATTCAAAGGTTATTGGAAAAAACGAAAACTACCCATGGCTAAAGGTGCTTACGTCTCAAGAAGATCACAGCATGGAATGGGAAGATAAAAGCTTCTCAGGCGTATTAATGTATGAAAAGCTTAAACAGCCTTTTGAGGACTTATACATTGTGAAGCGAATTCCTTACAGTGTTTTATATGAGGATGCGCGGAAGACAGCACTTATGAATGTATTAATTGGCCTACCATTTTTGTGCATGCTCGTTATCGCTACGCTCTTTATATCCGTGCGTTTTACACAGCCGATTAACGTGTTAATTCGCAATATGAAAGAAGTGGAAAAAGGATCATTTGAGGTGCGTTTTAAATCGCTTGGAAACGATGAATTTGGTGTTTTAGGAAGGCATTTTACCTCTATGGTGGGAACAATTAATGACTTGATTGAACGTAAATTTCGATTGGAGTTAGAAAATAAATCAACGCAGCTAAAAGTGCTGCAGTCACAAATTAATCCGCATTTTTTATACAACGCATTTCAATCGATTGGAACTCTTGCTCTTAAGCATAAAGCAGTTGAAGTATATTCTTTATTAACCTCGCTTTCGCACATTATGCGGTACAGTATGAATATGAAAGAGGATATCGTTAGCTTAAAGCAAGAAGTCGATCACGTAAAAGCTTTCTTAAGTCTTCAGAAACAGCGGTTTGGTTCAAAGTTTGAGTATGAGTTAGATATCGAAAAAGAGGCAGAGCTTATGCGAATACCGAAAATGATTTTGCAGCCTCTTATTGAGAATTCTTTTAAGCATGGATTCGAAACCCGCACAGGAAGCGGAAAGCTGTTGATTTCAGCGAAGTTGAACGGAGAAGAACTGGTTCTAACTGTTTCTGATAACGGAAAAGGCATAGGGCAACAAGAGTTGAATCAATTAAAAACGAGACTTCAGCAATCGTATCATCAAACAGATGAGCATATTGGGTTGCAAAACATTTATGAACGACTTCGCATCTACTATGGAGATCATGCTTCAATGCAAATTAGCAGTAAAGAGAATCACGATTTTACCGTTATCATAACGCTAACAACAATTGAAGAAAAGAGGGATAGTGATGAAAGTATTAATCGTGGATGA
- a CDS encoding ABC transporter substrate-binding protein, whose product MKMKRLSIMSGMLATSLLFATACSNSGTDSKASKSAGSGDQVVIDMFQFKVEIADQLKELTDEYTKEHPNVKFNIQTVGGGADYGAALKAQFASGNEPDIFNNGGFQEAQTWKDKLEDLSDQPWVDNLYDIAKEPMTMDGKIYGQPLNLEGYGFIYNKDLFEKAGIKELPKTLSELEAASKKLKAKGITPFSNGYGEWWVLGNHLFNIPMAQQDDPDAFIKGLNEGKAKFEGNETFKQFMNLFDLTLKYGNKNPLTTDYNTQVTQFASGETAMMQQGNWTVNMITKINPDMKMGFIPMPISNDAKKNDKLAIGVPNNWVVNKNAPDADKKAAKEFLNWMVSSKEGQKFLVEKFKFIPAFKNIDGKGIDSLSDDILKYSEEGKTLSWNWFKYPEGTVQEVGAAMQSYAGKQMTEEEFMKKLDKIWAKMKK is encoded by the coding sequence ATGAAAATGAAAAGGCTTTCAATAATGTCTGGCATGTTAGCAACATCACTTTTATTTGCGACAGCATGTTCAAACTCAGGTACGGATTCAAAAGCAAGTAAATCAGCTGGTTCAGGTGATCAAGTTGTTATTGATATGTTCCAGTTCAAAGTGGAAATTGCAGATCAGCTGAAAGAATTAACGGATGAATATACAAAAGAACATCCAAACGTAAAGTTTAACATCCAAACAGTCGGCGGAGGTGCGGACTATGGTGCAGCATTAAAAGCACAGTTTGCCTCTGGAAATGAACCCGATATCTTTAATAATGGAGGTTTCCAAGAAGCGCAAACGTGGAAGGATAAATTAGAAGATTTATCTGATCAGCCGTGGGTAGATAATCTATACGATATCGCCAAAGAACCGATGACAATGGACGGAAAAATCTATGGTCAGCCGCTAAACTTAGAAGGTTATGGTTTTATTTATAATAAGGATTTATTTGAAAAAGCAGGCATTAAAGAATTGCCTAAGACGCTGTCAGAATTAGAAGCAGCTTCTAAAAAGCTTAAAGCAAAAGGCATTACGCCATTTTCTAATGGATACGGAGAGTGGTGGGTGCTAGGTAACCACTTATTTAATATTCCAATGGCGCAGCAAGACGATCCAGATGCGTTTATTAAAGGCCTAAACGAAGGAAAAGCAAAATTTGAAGGCAATGAAACGTTTAAGCAATTTATGAATCTGTTCGATTTAACGTTAAAGTATGGAAATAAAAATCCATTAACGACAGACTATAATACACAAGTTACTCAATTTGCTTCTGGTGAAACAGCAATGATGCAACAAGGTAACTGGACGGTAAATATGATTACGAAAATCAATCCGGACATGAAAATGGGCTTTATCCCAATGCCAATCAGCAACGATGCGAAGAAAAATGATAAATTAGCAATCGGAGTTCCAAATAACTGGGTAGTGAACAAAAATGCGCCAGATGCAGATAAAAAAGCAGCGAAGGAATTCTTAAATTGGATGGTTTCTTCTAAAGAGGGTCAAAAATTCTTAGTTGAAAAGTTCAAGTTCATTCCAGCGTTCAAAAACATCGATGGAAAAGGAATCGATTCTTTATCTGATGATATCTTAAAATACTCTGAAGAAGGTAAAACATTATCTTGGAACTGGTTCAAGTATCCAGAAGGAACGGTTCAAGAAGTCGGAGCAGCAATGCAGTCCTATGCAGGCAAGCAAATGACGGAAGAAGAGTTTATGAAGAAATTAGATAAGATCTGGGCCAAAATGAAGAAATAA